The proteins below come from a single Dasypus novemcinctus isolate mDasNov1 chromosome 22, mDasNov1.1.hap2, whole genome shotgun sequence genomic window:
- the LOC101440852 gene encoding olfactory receptor 12D1-like — protein MLNKTSLTEFFLLGLTDIQELQPLLFVVFCTIYIGSVSGNGAILMLVISNPRLHSPMYFFLGNLSCLDICYSTVTLPKMLENLVSSRKAISFLGCISQLHFFDFLGSTEALLLGMMALDRLVAICKLLHYTVIMNHQLCIQMASTIWTIGFFHALLHSIMTSRLNFCGSNHIHHFFCDVKAMLELACGNIDLNQWLINTVSGTIGMGPFFLTILSYFYILTYLFFKTHSFRMLQKALSTCASHFMVVILFYVPVLFTYTRPASGSSMDQDAVIALMYSVVTPVLNPLIYTLRNKEVKQAMSRAIRRNF, from the coding sequence ATGCTAAATAAAACTTCACTCACTGAATTTTTCCTCCTGGGACTGACAGACATCCAAGAGCTGCAGCCTCTGCTCTTTGTGGTTTTCTGCACCATCTACATTGGCAGTGTGTCTGGGAATGGGGCAATTCTGATGCTCGTCATCTCTAACCCAAGACTCCACTCCCCTATGTATTTCTTCCTAGGAAATCTCTCATGCCTAGACATCTGCTACTCCACAGTAACGCTGCCAAAGATGCTGGAGAATTTAGTCTCTTCACGCAAAGCAATTTCCTTTTTGGGATGCATAAGTCAGCTGCATTTCTTTGACTTCCTGGGCAGCACAGAGGCCTTGCTGTTGGGCATGATGGCCTTGGACCGTCTTGTGGCTATCTGCAAACTACTTCATTACACTGTCATCATGAATCATCAGCTCTGCATCCAGATGGCCAGCACCATCTGGACCATTGGTTTCTTCCATGCCCTGCTGCACTCCATAATGACCTCTCGTTTGAACTTCTGTGGTTCCAACCATATCCATCATTTCTTCTGCGATGTTAAGGCCATGCTGGAACTGGCCTGTGGGAACATTGACCTTAACCAGTGGTTGATTAATACTGTCTCAGGCACCATTGGCATGGGCCCCTTCTTTCTTACAATTCTGTCCTATTTCTATATTCTTACCTACCTCTTCTTCAAGACCCATTCTTTCAGAATGCTTCAGAAAGCACTGTCCACCTGTGCCTCCCACTTCATGGTTGTTATTCTTTTCTATGTTCCTGTTCTCTTCACCTACACTCGTCCTGCTTCAGGCAGCTCCATGGACCAGGATGCAGTCATTGCCCTCATGTACAGTGTGGTGACTCCTGTACTAAATCCACTGATCTATACCTTGAGGAACAAGGAGGTGAAGCAGGCCATGAGTAGAGCAATCAGAAGGAACTTCTGA